ACGCGGCCGCGTTCGACGGGCTCCGACCTGCGACTTACAACACCCGCTTTCCGAGCGCGCTCGCCGCGAGCTCTGTCGCCAGCTCCGCCGTCTCGTTGTGCTGGTCGAGCGTCGGGTTCACCTCCACCAGCTCCATCGACCGGAGCGCGTCCGTCTCGTCGACGATCTCCATCGCGCTGTGCGCCTCCCGGTAAGTGACGCCGCCGCGGACGGGCGTCCCGACGCCGGGGGCGGCGTTCGGATCGAGCCAGTCCAGATCGAGGCTGACGTGGATCCCGTCGACGCCGGCCGAGGCGACCGACAGCGCCTCCTCCGTGACCGCCGTGATCCCCCGCTCGTCGATGTCGGACATCGTGTACGCCGCGAAGCCGCGGTCGCGGATTAGCTCCGCCTCCGGCTCGTCGACCGACCGGAGGCCGACCAGCGCGACGTTCTCCGGGGAGAGCCCGGGCGCGTTCGCCCACTCGGTGTCCGCGAACTCGCCGATCCCGAGCGCGGCCGCCAGCGGCATCCCGTGGACGTTGCCCGAGGGCGTCGTCGCGGGGGTGTTGAGGTCGGCGTGCGCGTCGAACCAGACCGCGCCGATGTCCGCGTCCCGGGCGGACCCGGCGAGGCTCCCGATGGCGATGGAGTGGTCGCCGCCGAGCGCGAGCGGCACCTCGCCGTCGGCGAGCGTCGCCGCGACCTCGTCGCCGAGCCGCCGGCAGACGTCGGCCGTCTCGCGGAGGAACTTCGCCTTCCCCTCGCTGGGCGCGTCCGCGTCCGGATCGCGCTCCTCTGCCCGCGGGACGTGGAGGTCGCCGGCGTCGGCCGTCTCGACGCCCGCCCCGGCGAGCTGGTCGGCGAGCCCGCCGTACCGGATCGCCGACGGTCCCATGTCGACCCCGCGTCGGTTCGCCCCGTAGTCTGTCGGCGCGCCGATGATCCTGACCGTGGTCATACCGGCTACGCGGCGCGCCGGCGCTTGAAAGGCGGGGATCCCCATTCCGGTGTGGCGGGCCGTCCGCCGTGCCCGCCCTGCCGCGCGCTCCGCCGTGCCGGATCGGACACCGTTTTGCGCCCGGCCCGCCACGGGGCGACATGGACAGTCCGGATTCCTACTCCGTCGACCCCGGCGACATCGAGCCGATCGGCGCGATGATAGCGGTCGCGTTCACCGGTGCGGCGGTCGGGCTCGTCGGCGGCGCGCTGTCGTTCGTCTCCGCCGACCTCGGGCTCGCGCTGGTCGGGGTCGGCGTCGTCGTCGCGCTCTCCAGTCCGATCGCGTACGTTCGGATGAAGCGGCTGCGCGGCGAGTGACCCGAACGGACCGGAGCCGGCCGTAGCCCGCCGCCGAGCGGATCCCACACGATCGTTTATAAGTGAGTTCCATCGCATTTAAGCGGGGGCGCTATCTATCTGTTCGCATGTCATCGATCGAGCTCACATCGAGCCAGAAAAGCATCCTCACGGCCCTGATCAACCTGTACGGGGAACAGGAGGACGCCGTGAAAGGCGAGGCGATCGCCGAGGAGGTCGACCGCAACCCGGGGACGATCCGCAACCAGATGCAGAGCCTCAAGGCCCTCCAGCTGGTCGAGGGCGTCCCGGGGCCGAAGGGCGGCTACAAGCCCACCTCGAACGCCTACGAGGCGCTGGACATCCAGCGCATGGACGAGCCGGCCGACGTCCCGATCTACCACGAGGGCGAGCAGATCGAGGGAGTCAACGTCGACGGGATCGACCTCTCCAGCGTCCACCACCCCGAGCTGTGCCGCGCCGAGATCCACGTCCAGGGCTCTGTCCGCGACTTCCACGAGGGCGACTCCGTCACCGTCGGCCCGACGCCGCTCTCGAAGCTCGTCATCGATGGGACCGTCGACGGCAAAGACGACACCGCGAACGTCCTCATCCTGCGGATCGACGATATGCGCGCGCCCGACGAGCCGGCCGAGCACTGACGCCGGAGACCGCGTTCGCGTCGAGTTGTTCGCCGATTTCTCTCTCCCGAAAGAGCGGTCTGCGGAGAAACGGACCGAACGCGTAGCCGAGTCGCTACCGCGAGTTACCCCTACTCACATGTCGCCGAACGCGCTGACGCCGCGGCTCGCGGAGGAGACCTTGGCGATCCAGCGCGTGGCGATGGCCTTCTTCAGCAGCTTCGCGGGCTTGCCGCCGAACGTCCTGATCGGCATCCCCATCACGTCGTGAGCGACCGCGTCCTCACCGACGGAGATGACCGTCCCCTTGTCCTCGTGGGTCCACGAGCGGAGCGGCGCGCCGCGGGCGGCGCGCGCGAGGTTCGCCCCGGCGACCTCGGCGGCCTGCCAGGCGGCCTGCGCCGTCGGCGGCGCGACATCGTCGTCGCCCTGCTCGACGAGGGCGGTGTCGCCGATGGCGAACACGCGGTCGTCGCTGGTGGCGAAGTCGGAGCCGGCGTGGACGCGGTTCGAGCGCTCGTCCTTCTCGACCTCGACGTTCTCTAACTCCGGCTGGCCCGTGATACCGCCGGTCCAGATCAGCACGTCGTACGGGAGTTCCTCCGGCTCCTCGTCCTCGCCGCCGCCGAGGTAGACGGCCTCCTCGTCGGCCTCCGAGATGAAGTCGCCGGTGAGGATCTCCACGTCGGCGTCCTCCAGCCGCTGGCGCAGCGCGCCCTGGATCTGGGGGTCGTTGCCGGGGAAGACCTCGTCGAGGCCCTCGACCAGCTTGATCTCGATGGGCGCGCGGTGCTTGTCGCGGTACTCGGCGATCTCGCCGGCCGTCTGGATGCCCGAGAGGCCGGCACCGCCGACGATGACCTCGACGGGGTCGGAGCGGGTCGCCTCGGCGGCCGCCTCGCGGACGTCCTCGTGGATCGCCTTCGCGTCCTCGAGCCCCTTCAGCTGGTGGGCGTTCTCCTTCAGCCCCTCGATGCCGAAGAACGCCGTCGTGGAGCCGACGCCGAGGAGGAGGTAGTCGTAGTCGACGGTCGTCCCGTCGTCCGTCTCGACGACCCGCTCCGCGGTGTCGACGTCGACGACCCGGCCCTGAACGAAGTCGGACTGCGGCGACTTGATCTCGTCGACGGGGATCGTGATCTTGCCTTCGACCGCGGGGTTGCGGATCGCGCGGTGGACCTCGTGTAAGACGAGGTGGTAGTCGTGTTCGGAGATCCACGTGAGCTCCGCCTCGCCCTCGCCGACCTCGTCTTCGAACGCCTTCACCGCCCCTGCGCCGGCGTACCCGGAGCCGACGACCACGACCTGTGTACTCATGCGTGTCGCTCCGCGGCGCGCGGGTAAAGTCGCTTTGGAACGTCGTTGACGCCGCGGGGAGTGGATTCGAGGCCGCCGGACTGCGGGGGCGTCGGCTACAGCGAGAGCCCGGCGTGCCAGCGGTCGGCCCCCGCCTCGCGTTTCGCCTCGTCCATGCGCGCGAGCAGCTTCACCGCGAGGCTCGCGGTCTCCGCGGCGCGCGACTCGCCCTCCGTCCGGAACTCGCCGGTCACGCGGTTCGCGTACACCGAGCAGACCGCTCCCGCCCGGAGCCCGTACACGTTCGCGATGGTGAGGATCGCGGACGCCTCCATCTCGATGTTCTTCACGTTCGCGTCCCGCAGCTCCGCGACCAGTTCGTCGGACCCGGCGGCCTCGAACCCCTCGAAGCCGGGGCGGCCCTGCCCCGCGTAGAAGGAGTCGGCGCTCATCGTGACGCCGGTGTGGTAGTCGTGGCCCAGCCGCTCCGCGGCGGCGACCAGCGCGGAGACGACCTCGCCGTCGGCGCTCGCCGGGTAGTCCTCGCGGACGTACTCGTCGCTCGTCCCCTCCTGCCGGACCGCGCCGGTCGTGATCACCAGGTCGCCGACCGCCATCTCCGGCTGGATCGCGCCGCAGGACCCGACCCGGATGAACGTGTCGACGCCGACGCGCGCGAGTTCCTCGACGGCGATGGCCGCCGAGGGCGACCCGATCCCGGTGGAGGTGACGGAGATCGGGGCCCCGTCGTAGCTGCCGGTCGCGGTGCGGTACTCGCGGTGGCGCGCGACCTCCTCGTGGCCGTCCCACAGCGCCGTGATCTTGTCGACGCGCTCGGGGTTGCCGGGCAGGAGGACCGCGTCCGCGACGTCCTCGGGCGCGGCCTCGACGTGATAACCGGCCTCGTCGTTGGGGTCCTCGCTCTCGGCGTCGGACGCCGGGGAGTCGGCGGCGTGAGCGTCCGCGTCGGTCTCGTCTGTCATGTCCTCGCGGTTCGGGGAGGTATTTAAAAGTAGTTCCGGCTCGGGGCCGCCGCCGCCGCGGCTCGGGGGTCGGACCGACGCTTCGGTTCGCGGGGCCGAGTCGGCATATGCCAACCGTGCGTTCTTGTACGGATCCGTCCTACCGGCGGACATGCAGGCGTTCGATTTCACGGTCACCTACGAGGAGGGTGCCGACGACCTGATGGACGTGTTCATCGAGAACCCGGGGCTGTACTCCCGGACGGTCTCCTGTCACGCGACCGCCGAGACGATGTGGCGCGTCGACGAGGTGACGGGGCCGCCGGAGGCGCTCGCGGCGTACGACCGCCGGCTGGAACAGCTTCCCCGCTGTTCGAACCTCCGGGGGATGGGCGGGTGCGAACTCGACTGGGAGCACGAGGTGCTCGCCGAGCGGCGGACGAGCCGGCTCATCTACTCGAAGCAGTCGGAGGGGAAGGGGTGTCGGTCGATCCCGTACCTCGTGACGCGGCGGCTCGGCGACGGGGCGCTCTGTCGGGCGCAGCAGTACGGGAACGCCTACGAGTGGAGCGTGCTCGTCGACGACGACAGCGCCCTCAGCCCCGTCTACGAGGAGCTCGAAGCGAACCTCCGACCCGGCCTCGAACTGACGTTCGAGCGGGTCGACGGCTCCCCCGACTGGACGGCCGACCGGCCGGACGCCGACGACCTCCCCCCGGAGCAGCGCGACGCGCTCCGGGCCGCGATCGAACGCGGCTACTACGACACCCCGCGCCGGATGTCCCTTCAGGAGGTCGCGGAGGCGGAGGGGATTCCCGTCTCGACGCTCCAGTACCGCGTCTCGCGCGCCGAGGCGTGGCTCGCGAAGAACTACCTCGGCGGCCGCACCGACATCGCGACGGACCCCGCCGAGGTCGAGGAGAGCGCCACGTAGCCGGTCGGTTTCTCGTCTCGGCGTCTGTCGGTCTCTCGTCGCGGAATCCGCCGGTCTCTCGTCCCGGCGTCGGGTCGGTTGGAACGCGGCGAATCGGGTCGGTTGGAACATACCGAACGAACTCCCACGCTTCCGCGGCCCCGAGGAACGGGCGTCGACAATGCGACGAGGAACGAACGACGACGGCGGCGTGTCGCGACGGAACTACCTGACCGGCGGAGCGGCGGCGCTCTCGCTCTCGATGGCGGGCTGTATGGGGTCGATCGGCGGCGACGGCGGCGAGTCCGGCGGAAGCGACTCGGACGGGGGAAGCGGCTCGGGCGGACTCCTCCTTCGGGACGGGAGCGTCGTCTCCGTCGACCCCGACATCGGCGTGCTGGAGCGCGCGGACGTCTACGTCGAGGACGGCGAGATAGTCGAGGTCGCCGAGGGGATCGACGCCGACGGCGCGACGGTCGTCGACGCCTCGGAGTCGGTCGTCGCGCCCGGGTTCGTCAACACGCACCTCCACACGTGGCAGGCTGGCGTGCGCGGGATCGCGGGCGACTGGACGTTCACGGACTACCTCGAGATCATGCTCGGCGAGGTGAGCAGCCACTACGAGCCGGACGACGCCTACCTCGGGAACCTGTTCGGTGCCGCCGAACAGCTCAACGCCGGGACGACGACGATCCTCGACTGGTTCCACATCGCCAACTCCCCGGACCACTCCGACCGCGCGATCGACGGCTTAGAGGACGCGGGCATCCGCGCGGTGTTCACCCACGGCCCGCCGGGCGACGACGGCGCGAAGTGGTGGGAGGCGAGCACGGAACCGCACCCGGACGACATCGAGCGGCTCCACGACGAGCGGTTCCCCGTCGCCGACGACCGGATCACGCTCGCGATGGGGATCCGCGGCCCCGACTACGCCACCGAGGAGGTGGTCGAGGAGGACATCACCCGCGCCCGCGAGATGGGCATCCCCGCGTCGATGCACATCGGGTCGCTCGGCGGGGGCGGCGTCTACACCTTGGAGGAGCTGGGGCTGCTCGGCGACGACCTCAACTACGTCCACGCCAACCGGCTGGCCGACGAGGAGTTCGCGCTCATCGGCGACTCCGGCGGGTCGGTGTCGACCACGCCGGAGGTCGAACTCCAGATGGGGATGGGGACGCCGGTCCTCGGGAAGGCGGCGGACGCGGGCGCGGTCCCGTCGGTCGGCGTCGACATCGTCTCGAACGTCAGCGGCGACATGTTCACCCAGACCCGCATGGCGGTCGGCGTCCAGCGCGGGATCGACAATCGGCCGGTCGTCGAGCGCGGCGAGCAGACGACCGAGGTCTCCATCGACCCGCACCGGGCGCTGGAGATCGCGACGATCGAGGGGGCCCGGGCGCTCGGGCTGGAGGACCGCGTCGGCTCGATCACGCCGGGGAAGCGCGCCGACCTCGTCGTGATCGACGGCGGCGACGTCAACACGCTGCCGGTCAACAACCCGGTCGAGACGGTGGCGTTCCAGGCGGGCGTCGGGAACGTCGACACCGTGGTCGTCGACGGCGAGGTCGTGAAACGCGACGGGTCGCTCACGAACGACATCCTCGCCGAGGAGCGAGACGCCTTCGAGGCGTCCGCCGAGCGGGTCCTCTCGGAGAGCGGTCTCGCCGAGTGAGCCCGGAGTCCCTCGGGCGGGCCGGTCGGTAGTTCGCCGCAGGGCAGTCACCCCTCGTCGTCGCGAGGCGTCGGCTCGGGGTAATCCGACCCGGGTCGAACATATTCGGCGGCGTTGCCACGGCGTTGGAATCTGAGTCACGGTTGACCCTCCGAACCCCCTACCGTCGGCGGGAATGTCGAACCCGATCCCGCGGCGTCGGCCGCGCGCCGCCGTCCGCGGCGGGTCCGACGGCGGTCCCGTGACCCCGCCCACGGTGGCGGGTGACGACTCAGCTTCCACCATGAGCACCGACGACGAATCGATGTACACGACCGTAGACGAGGAGGACAGGCGGCTCCTGGAGGAGACCGAGTTCGACGCCGACCTCGGCGCGGAGATGGCCCGCGACGCCCAGCGGGTGGCCGCGGACGAGCTCTCCGAGGTCGAGTTCTACCGCCGGTACCACGACCGGATCCTCGAGGAGTTCGACGTCGACGACCGCGAGATCGAGATCCCCGACCCCGACGAGGTCGACGCCGAGGACGTGAACGCCGTCGACCGCGTCGAGGAGGCGTTCGGCGGGATCGGCGAGGCCCTGCGGAACGTCGGCGGCGACGGCGCGGAGTCGCGTCGCTCGGTGATGAAGAAGGGAGCCGCCGCGGCCGCGCTCGGGCTCAGCGGCCTCGGAACCGCGGGGGCGAGTTCGGGCGGCGACGGCGGTGCCGCCGGCGCTGCCGGCGACGAGGGCGAGGGCACCCGCTGGGGGATGACGATCAACCTCAACAACTGCGACGGGTGTCTCGCCTGTACGGTCGCGTGTAACGAGGAGCACAACCTCTCGCGCGGCGCGAACTGGATGTACGTCTTCTCGTTCGAGGACGAGGGACAGGGCGACGAGACGAACTTCCTGCCGCGCACCTGCCAGCACTGCACCGACTCGCCGTGTACGAAGGTGTGCCCGGTCGGTGCCCGACACACCCGCGAGGAGGACGGGCTCGTTCTCACCGACTACGACATCTGTATCGGCTGCCGGTACTGCGAGGTGTCGTGCCCGTACGGCGTCAACTACTTCCAGTGGGGCGAGCCGGACGTGCCCGAGTCGGAGGTCGACGACGACCACCAGATCGACGACCGCGGGCGGTGGGTCGGCTCCCGGCCGCCCGAGGGCGTGATGGGGAAGTGTACCTTCTGCGTCGACCGGCAGGACGGCCAGATGGGCGAGGAGAAGGTCGGAACCACCGCCTGCTCGGAGGCGTGCGCGATGGACGCGATCCACTTCGGCGACCTGAACGACCCGGAGAGCGACCCGAACCGACACCTCCGCGAGTACCGCGACGGACAGGAGAACGACACCTCCACCTACCAGAACCGCAAGGAGCACACGGTCTCGACCTTCAAGCTGATGGAGGAGCGAGGGACCGAGCCGAACGTCCGGTTCGTCGGCAACGAGCCGTCGCCCCACGCTGAACAGGTCGAGGGGCCGGTCGCCTACGAGGACGTCGGCCTCGTCGACGACCGCAAGGAGGTCCTCGATCAGGGCGCGGCCGCCAACGGAGGTGAAGAGGCGTGAGCGTCGACGTGACGGGCGTCGACCGCGACACGCTCGTCCGCCCGATCAAGACGTTCTCGAACCGCTACGTCGCGGCGCTGGCGCTGGCGCTCGGCCTGATCGGCGTCTGGCTGTTCTTCTACAGCCAGCAGCTCCGCAACGGCCTGATCGTCACCAACCTCGCCGACTGGGGCTCCGGCGGCGGCGTGCCGTGGGGGCTGTACATCGGCGCGTTCATCTGGTGGGTCGGGATCGCTCACGGGGGTATCATCCTGTCTGCCGCGGTGCGCTTACTGGGGATGGACACCTACCAGCCCGTCGCGCGGCTTGCGGAGCTTCTGACCATCGCCGCGCTGACCTGCGCGGGCATCTTCATCCTCATCCACGTCGGCCGACCGGACCGGCTGGTGACGAGCGTCCTGCCGGCGTGGCCGACCCGCGTCCAGTGGTCGCCGCTGATGTGGGACGTGACCGTCATCACGGCCTACTTCGTGTTGACGGCGACGTACCTCGCCCTGACGATGCGCTACGACGTCAACCGGCTCCGCGACCGGCTGCCGGACCGGCTCGAACCCCTGTACGCGGCGCTGACCGTGGGGTACACCCAGAAGGAGGACGAGGTCGTCGAGCGGATGGTCTGGTGGATCGCGTTCGCGATCATCATCATGGCACCGCTGTTACTCCACGGGGGCGTCATCCCGTGGCTGTTCTCGCTGCTGCCGTCGATGGCGGGCTGGGCCGGCGGCGTTCAGGGGCCGTCGTTCCTCTCCATCGCGCTGACCTCCGCGGTCGCGGGGATCATCATCATCGCGGCCGCGTTCCGGTACGCGTACGGCTGGGAGGAACTCATTCCCCGCGCCGTCTTCCAGGGGCTCGCCAAGTGGCTCGGGTTCTTCAGCCTGATCTTCCTGTGGCTCCAGCTTCAGCAGGTTATCACGGGGATCTTCGCGGCCCCGACCACGCTCCAGCACGCGACCGAGGTGAAGATCTCGACCCCGCTGTACTGGGTCGCGATCGGCCTCGTCGTCCTCGCGATGCTGTACGCGTTCGCGACGGCGCTGCGGCCCGACCTGTTCGACATTCGCGCGCTCGTCGGGATCTCCGTCGGCGTGCTCTTCGGGACGCTCACCGAGAAGGTGCTGTTCGTCGTGGAGGGGCTCCAGCACGCGCACTTCGCCCTGTACGAAGGGGTTCCCGGCCAGTACGTCCCCTCGCCGGTCGAGATCTCCGCCGTCCTCGGGACGATCGGCGTCGTCGTGCTGTTCTTCCTCGTCGTCTCGAAGGTGATCCCGGTCGTCGAACTCCACGCGATCGAGGACCACGAGGAGGTGGACGTATGACCGCGCTCGCCCCCCTCGCTGGGCTCCTCGCCGCGGTCGCCGCGTCGCCCGCGACGGTGCCGCTCGCCTCGTCGCCGGAGTACACGCTCCCGTTCGTGGGCCCGGGGACGTACCTGATCTTCGGGATCGTCCTCGCGCCGGTGTACGCGATGGTCGCGGCGTGGTTCGTCGGCGACCCGAGCGACCGGTTCGCGGGCCTGCTCGGCGTCGGCTACCTCGCCGGACTCACCACCGTGCTGTGGGGGAGCCTGTTCGTGGCGACGCTGATCATCGGGGCCGTGTTCTTCTGACGCGGCCCCTCGCGGTGGCAGGGTCTGAGAATCCGCGTTCCAACTAACTCTCGCTCGGCCGAACCTGACGCCGACGACCGGGATCGACATCGACAGCCGAGGTCGACGCCGCCGACCGAAACCGACGCCGCCGACCGAAACCGACCGCCGGACACCACGACGTCACACGCACG
This genomic stretch from Halorubrum hochsteinianum harbors:
- the rocF gene encoding arginase — translated: MTTVRIIGAPTDYGANRRGVDMGPSAIRYGGLADQLAGAGVETADAGDLHVPRAEERDPDADAPSEGKAKFLRETADVCRRLGDEVAATLADGEVPLALGGDHSIAIGSLAGSARDADIGAVWFDAHADLNTPATTPSGNVHGMPLAAALGIGEFADTEWANAPGLSPENVALVGLRSVDEPEAELIRDRGFAAYTMSDIDERGITAVTEEALSVASAGVDGIHVSLDLDWLDPNAAPGVGTPVRGGVTYREAHSAMEIVDETDALRSMELVEVNPTLDQHNETAELATELAASALGKRVL
- a CDS encoding Rrf2 family transcriptional regulator, giving the protein MSSIELTSSQKSILTALINLYGEQEDAVKGEAIAEEVDRNPGTIRNQMQSLKALQLVEGVPGPKGGYKPTSNAYEALDIQRMDEPADVPIYHEGEQIEGVNVDGIDLSSVHHPELCRAEIHVQGSVRDFHEGDSVTVGPTPLSKLVIDGTVDGKDDTANVLILRIDDMRAPDEPAEH
- a CDS encoding NAD(P)/FAD-dependent oxidoreductase codes for the protein MSTQVVVVGSGYAGAGAVKAFEDEVGEGEAELTWISEHDYHLVLHEVHRAIRNPAVEGKITIPVDEIKSPQSDFVQGRVVDVDTAERVVETDDGTTVDYDYLLLGVGSTTAFFGIEGLKENAHQLKGLEDAKAIHEDVREAAAEATRSDPVEVIVGGAGLSGIQTAGEIAEYRDKHRAPIEIKLVEGLDEVFPGNDPQIQGALRQRLEDADVEILTGDFISEADEEAVYLGGGEDEEPEELPYDVLIWTGGITGQPELENVEVEKDERSNRVHAGSDFATSDDRVFAIGDTALVEQGDDDVAPPTAQAAWQAAEVAGANLARAARGAPLRSWTHEDKGTVISVGEDAVAHDVMGMPIRTFGGKPAKLLKKAIATRWIAKVSSASRGVSAFGDM
- a CDS encoding nucleoside phosphorylase; translation: MTDETDADAHAADSPASDAESEDPNDEAGYHVEAAPEDVADAVLLPGNPERVDKITALWDGHEEVARHREYRTATGSYDGAPISVTSTGIGSPSAAIAVEELARVGVDTFIRVGSCGAIQPEMAVGDLVITTGAVRQEGTSDEYVREDYPASADGEVVSALVAAAERLGHDYHTGVTMSADSFYAGQGRPGFEGFEAAGSDELVAELRDANVKNIEMEASAILTIANVYGLRAGAVCSVYANRVTGEFRTEGESRAAETASLAVKLLARMDEAKREAGADRWHAGLSL
- a CDS encoding helix-turn-helix domain-containing protein, which produces MQAFDFTVTYEEGADDLMDVFIENPGLYSRTVSCHATAETMWRVDEVTGPPEALAAYDRRLEQLPRCSNLRGMGGCELDWEHEVLAERRTSRLIYSKQSEGKGCRSIPYLVTRRLGDGALCRAQQYGNAYEWSVLVDDDSALSPVYEELEANLRPGLELTFERVDGSPDWTADRPDADDLPPEQRDALRAAIERGYYDTPRRMSLQEVAEAEGIPVSTLQYRVSRAEAWLAKNYLGGRTDIATDPAEVEESAT
- a CDS encoding amidohydrolase family protein; protein product: MRRGTNDDGGVSRRNYLTGGAAALSLSMAGCMGSIGGDGGESGGSDSDGGSGSGGLLLRDGSVVSVDPDIGVLERADVYVEDGEIVEVAEGIDADGATVVDASESVVAPGFVNTHLHTWQAGVRGIAGDWTFTDYLEIMLGEVSSHYEPDDAYLGNLFGAAEQLNAGTTTILDWFHIANSPDHSDRAIDGLEDAGIRAVFTHGPPGDDGAKWWEASTEPHPDDIERLHDERFPVADDRITLAMGIRGPDYATEEVVEEDITRAREMGIPASMHIGSLGGGGVYTLEELGLLGDDLNYVHANRLADEEFALIGDSGGSVSTTPEVELQMGMGTPVLGKAADAGAVPSVGVDIVSNVSGDMFTQTRMAVGVQRGIDNRPVVERGEQTTEVSIDPHRALEIATIEGARALGLEDRVGSITPGKRADLVVIDGGDVNTLPVNNPVETVAFQAGVGNVDTVVVDGEVVKRDGSLTNDILAEERDAFEASAERVLSESGLAE
- a CDS encoding 4Fe-4S ferredoxin N-terminal domain-containing protein, giving the protein MSTDDESMYTTVDEEDRRLLEETEFDADLGAEMARDAQRVAADELSEVEFYRRYHDRILEEFDVDDREIEIPDPDEVDAEDVNAVDRVEEAFGGIGEALRNVGGDGAESRRSVMKKGAAAAALGLSGLGTAGASSGGDGGAAGAAGDEGEGTRWGMTINLNNCDGCLACTVACNEEHNLSRGANWMYVFSFEDEGQGDETNFLPRTCQHCTDSPCTKVCPVGARHTREEDGLVLTDYDICIGCRYCEVSCPYGVNYFQWGEPDVPESEVDDDHQIDDRGRWVGSRPPEGVMGKCTFCVDRQDGQMGEEKVGTTACSEACAMDAIHFGDLNDPESDPNRHLREYRDGQENDTSTYQNRKEHTVSTFKLMEERGTEPNVRFVGNEPSPHAEQVEGPVAYEDVGLVDDRKEVLDQGAAANGGEEA
- the nrfD gene encoding NrfD/PsrC family molybdoenzyme membrane anchor subunit: MSVDVTGVDRDTLVRPIKTFSNRYVAALALALGLIGVWLFFYSQQLRNGLIVTNLADWGSGGGVPWGLYIGAFIWWVGIAHGGIILSAAVRLLGMDTYQPVARLAELLTIAALTCAGIFILIHVGRPDRLVTSVLPAWPTRVQWSPLMWDVTVITAYFVLTATYLALTMRYDVNRLRDRLPDRLEPLYAALTVGYTQKEDEVVERMVWWIAFAIIIMAPLLLHGGVIPWLFSLLPSMAGWAGGVQGPSFLSIALTSAVAGIIIIAAAFRYAYGWEELIPRAVFQGLAKWLGFFSLIFLWLQLQQVITGIFAAPTTLQHATEVKISTPLYWVAIGLVVLAMLYAFATALRPDLFDIRALVGISVGVLFGTLTEKVLFVVEGLQHAHFALYEGVPGQYVPSPVEISAVLGTIGVVVLFFLVVSKVIPVVELHAIEDHEEVDV